In Calliopsis andreniformis isolate RMS-2024a chromosome 6, iyCalAndr_principal, whole genome shotgun sequence, a single genomic region encodes these proteins:
- the LOC143180821 gene encoding uncharacterized protein LOC143180821 has translation MAPTVCLSELPVARKPVVPCSRRRRRVCNGAIVKQQRLELRTIDLNALSREASLTPPESPLWEPECPNDSCAPTIVSSSSPTISARVPADVEQQWKVFLARRKGLLDIVVRTMALVRRNNILQEKVNALRDEIREFIHSVLNNPENKCLQQRLDTLDTRDTDVSSSTETTVPRPSLPPTPDSTCSSLDSVTTTCDGNEHTTDRSSDDES, from the exons ATGGCTCCGACCGTGTGCTTGTCGGAATTGCCAGTAGCGAGGAAGCCAGTGGTTCCCTGCTCGCGTCGACGGCGAAGGGTTTGCAATGGAGCCATAGTGAAACAACAGAGGTTAGAGCTGAGGACGATAGATCTGAACGCTCTATCCCGCGAGGCGTCTTTAACGCCACCAGAGAGTCCCCTCTGGGAACCAGAATGTCCCAATGACTCCTGCGCCCCAACCATCGTCAGTTCGTCCTCCCCTACCATTTCCGCTCGGGTTCCAGCGGACGTTGAACAACAGTGGAAAGTGTTCCTGGCTCGACGAAAAG GTCTCCTAGACATCGTCGTGCGCACGATGGCCCTTGTGCGACGGAACAACATCCTCCAAGAAAAAGTGAACGCGCTGCGCGACGAGATCCGCGAGTTCATCCATTCGGTTCTGAACAATCCCGAGAACAAATGTTTGCAACAAAGACTGGACACCTTAGACACCAGGGACACGGATGTCTCTTCCTCGACGGAGACGACTGTACCGAGACCATCGCTACCACCGACTCCAGACTCTACATGTTCCTCGTTAGACAGCGTGACGACCACTTGCGATGGTAACGAACATACCACCGACAGGTCCAGTGACGATGAGTCGTAA